The window GCGACGACGGCAAATCCCTTGCCGTGTTCGCCGGCCCGCGCCGCCTCGATGGCGGCGTTGAGCGCGAGCAGGTTGGTCTGCTTGGCGATGGCGGCGATGGTGTCGGTGATCTTGCCAATGCGCTGCGACTTCTCGCCCAACTCGACCACGGCGGGCACCGCGTCGCGCGTCACGGCGGCGATGGCCGTCATGCTCTCCAGCGCCTGGCCGGCGGCGGTGACGCCGCGGGCCGCGGACCGGGCCATGATGTCGGACGCGTTCTGCGCGTTGTGCGCGTGGCCGGCCACGGTGAACGCGCGGTCGGCCACCTGCGTGGAGCCCTGGGTGGCGGCGTGGATGTTGGCCGTCTGCGTGGTGGTGGCGTTGGCGATGGCGCGCGCGGCGCCCGCCACCTGGTCGGTGCTGGCGGTCATCTCCTCGGCGCTGGCTGCCAGTTCCTCGGCGGTGGCCGCGACCTCGCTGGCGCCGATGTCGATCTCGAGGAGGAGCGCGCGGAGGGCCGTGGTCATGCGGCGCACCGATTCGGCCATCGCCCCGATCTCGTCGGCCGACACGTAATGCAGTTCGTGGCGCAGTTGGCCGGTGGCCAGGGCGTCGGTGTGGCGCGTGACCTCGTCGAGTCCGCGCGTGAGGCGTGCCGCGCCCCAGTACGAGAGGGCGAGGGCGAGCAGCAGGGCGATGAGCGGGAACGGCGTGAAGCGAAGCAGTTCCCAACGCAGGTCGGTCAGGAACGCGTCGGCGCGGAGCGTGGCGACGATGAATCCGGCAATCGAGCCGTTGGGGCGCCGCACCGGCACCTCGGCCGAGAGGCGCGAGCCATCGTCGGCCACGTACACGCTGGTGTACGCCTCATGGCCGATCGTCATGCTGTCGGCGAGCCCGGGCGGCGGGCTCCAGGGACGCTGGTACTGCGGGGCGCCGGGCTGCCACGACGCGTGCACGAGCACGCGCATCCGGCCGTTGCTGTCGGGGCGGACGATGGCCAGTCCGTTCACGAGGTCGCTCTCGCCGGCGCCATTGGCGATCCAGGCGTGGAGGAGGGCCGACCGGGTGGCGCGGAACGCTTCGGTGTTCTGGCCCTTGGCGGCGATCACGTCGAGCGACTCGGCGGGCACGACGAGCGTGGCGCCGCGGGCGATCCCGAGCAGGCGGTCGCCGTGCACCGCCGCCAGCTGCTGGCGGCTGGACTCGTACACGGGAACCATGATCACCGCCAGCGTGAGGACGACGGCCACCGCGCTGATGGCGGCCATCTTCAGCCGGAACGGGAAGCGGATTGTGCCGCGTTTTTCGAGCGGCTGAGTCAGGGGAACGCCCTCCAAGGCAGGCGGCGTCAAGTTAGGTCCGCGCGGGGGGGGTGTAAAGCGCCGGCCGCGGCGTGCTTTGCGCGTTCATGGGGTGGGGCTAGCTTACGCTCTTGCATATGGAGGACGCATGGCCCACGACGGGCTGATGGTGAGTGTCTCGGGCATCCGGGGGCGCGTGGGCGAGGCGCTCACGCCCGACGTGGTGGCGCGCTACGCGGCGGCGTTCGGCGCGTGGGCGATCGCCGCGGGCGGGTCGCACACCGTGGTCGTGGGGCGCGACAGCCGCGTGTCCGGGCCCATGTTCCATCGCATCGCGGTGGGGGCGCTCCAGGCCGTGGGGTGCACGGTCATGGACATCGGGCTCACCACCACGCCCAGCTGTCAACTGGCCGTGGAGCACCACCATGCCGCGGGCGGGCTGATGCTGTCGGCCAGCCACAACCCCATCGAGTGGAACGCGCTCAAGTTCATCGGGCCGAGCGGACTGTTCCTCGAGGCCATGGAGGGCGCGGCCATGCGGCGGCTGGTGGACGACGGCATTCCGTACGCCACGTGGGACAAGCTGGGGGGGATCGAGCACGACGACCGTGCCGCAATGCGACACATCGAGTGTGTCCTTTCGCTTCCATTCGTGGACGTGGAAGGGCTGAGGCGCCGCCGGTTCAAGGTGGCGCTCGATTGTTGCCGCGGGGCCGGGGCGGTGATCATGCCCGCGCTGCTCGACCGGCTGGGCTGCGTGGTGAGCGTGATCAACGCCGAGCCCGACGGCCGCTTTCCGCGCTCGCCGGAGCCGGTGGCCGAGAATCTCGGCGAGCTGGAACGATTCGTGCAAGAGACGGGAGCCGACGTGGGGTTCGCGGTGGATCCCGACGTGGACCGGCTGGCGATCGTGTCCAACGAGGGGAAGGCGATCGGGGAGGATTACACCCTGGCGCTGGCCGTGCAGCTGGTGCTGCGGCACCGGCAGGGCCCGGTGGTGACGAATCTGTCCACGAGCCGGGTGGTGGAAGACGCCGCGGTGCGGGGCGGGTCGGCGCTGCTGCGGGCGCCGGTGGGCGAGGTGAACGTGGCGGTGAAGATGCGCGACGTGAAGGCGGTGGTGGGGGGCGAGGGGAACGGCGGGGTGATCCTGCCCGAGGTGCATCTGGGGCGCGACGCGCCGGTGGGCGCGGCGCTGGTGCTGCAGCTGATGCTCGAGGACGCGAAGCCGCTGTCGGCCATCGTGGGCGCGCTGCCGCGGTACGTGATCGTGAAGGACAAGTTGGACCGGCCGGAGGCGAGTCTGGACGCGGTGTACGCGGCGCTGCGCGGGGCGTTTCCCGACGCGGCGGTGGACGTGCAGGACGGGCTCAGGCTGTCGTGGAGCGACCGGTGGGTGCACGTGCGGCCGTCGGGCACGGAGCCGATCGTGCGGGTGATCGCCGAGGCGCCCACGGACGCGGCGGCGCGGGAGTTGGTGCGCAAGGCGCGCGAGCCGCTCGACGCGCTGGGCCGGTAATCAATCGAGGAACGGACGCATGTGTGGAATCGTGGGGTACGTGGGGCCGCGGATGGCGACGCCGATGCTCATCGACGGACTGAAGCGGATGGAGTATCGCGGCTACGACTCGGCGGGCGTGGCGCTGCTCGGCGACGACGGCGTGGACATGCGCCGGGCCAAGGGCAAGATCGCGGCGCTGGAATCGACCGTGGCGGCGCGGCCCGTGAAGGGGACGACGGGGATCGCGCACACGCGGTGGGCCACGCACGGAGCGCCGAGCGAGAAGAACGCGCACCCGCAGCACGACTGCACGAACACGATCGCCGTGGTGCACAACGGGATCATCGAGAACTTCGGATCGCTGCGCAAGCGGTTGATCGAGGCCGGCCACGTGTTCAGGTCCGACACCGACACGGAAGTGCTGGCGCATCTCATCGAAGCGGCCTTCCAGGGGAATCTGGAGGAGGCGGTGATCGCGGCGCTGCGGCTGGTGGAGGGCACGTACGGGATCGCGGTGATCTCGAGCCGCGATCCGGACAAGATCGTGGCGGCGCGCAAGGGGAGCCCGTTGCTCATCGGCCTGGGCGAGAACGAGTACTACGTGGCCAGCGACGTGGCGGCGATCCTGGAGCACACGCGGCAGGTGGTGTATCTGGACGACGGCGAGATGGCGGTGCTCACGCGCGACGGCTATCGCGTGCTCGACCTGGACGCCAACGACGTGAACAAGGGCGTGAACCTGATCGACTGGGATCTGGAGCAGATCGAGAAGGGCGGGTTCGAGCATTTCATGTTGAAGGAGATCTTCGAGCAGCCGATCACGATCCAGAACACGATGCGCGGGCGGCTGGTGACCGAGGAGGGGTTCTCCAAGCTGGGGGGATTGAATCTCTCCAAGCAGGAGATGCTCAATCTGGAGCACATCATCATCACGGCGTGCGGCACGAGCTGGCACTCGGCGCTGATCGGCAAGCTGATGATCGAGGACCTGGTGCGGATCCCGGTGGACGTGGAGTACGCGTCGGAGTTCCGGTATCGCAATCCGATCGTGAACGACAACACGTTGTGCGTGGTGATCTCGCAGTCCGGGGAGACGGCCGACACGCTGGCGGCGATGCGCGAGGCCAAGCGGCGTGGGGCGAAGACGCTGGGACTGGTGAACGTGGTGGGCTCGACGATGGCGCGCGAGGACGACGGCGGCATCTATCTGCACGCCGGTCCGGAGATCGGGGTGGCGTCCACCAAGGCGTTCACCAGCCAGGTGATCGCGCTCACGCTGCTCACGCTCAAGTTGGCGCGGCTGCGGAGCCTGTCGGTGGAGAAGGGGCGGGAGATCGCGCAGGCCATGGAGCGGCTGCCGGACCAGGTGCAGGCCATTCTCGACCGGGCGCCGGCCATCGAGCAGATCGCCGAGCGGTTCCGCGACGCCACGAATTTCCTGTACCTGGGGCGGGGGTACAACTTCCCGGTGGCGCTCGAGGGCGCGTTGAAGCTGAAGGAGATCAGCTACATCCACGCCGAGGGCTATCCGGCGGCGGAGATGAAGCACGGGCCGATCGCGCTGATCGACGAGAACATGCCCGTGGTGTTCATCGCGCCGCACGACAGCGTGTTCGAGAAGGTGGTGTCGAACATCAGCGAGGTGAAGGCGCGGGGCGGGCGGGTGATCGTGATCACGAGCCGCGACGAGCCGAGTCTGGAAGGGAAGATCGACTTCGAGATCCGGATCCCGGAGACGATCGACATGTTGTATCCGGTGCTGGCGGTGGTGCCGCTGCAGCTGTTGGCGTATTACATCGCGGCCAAGCGGGGGCTGAACGTGGATCAGCCGCGGAACTTGGCGAAGAGCGTGACGGTGGAGTGAGGGAGGCGCGGGCCGGACCCCGCCCGCTATCGCGTATACCGCACGCTCCAGGCCGCCGTGGTGTTCCGGCCCGACCGCAGCCGCACCACGCGCAGTGATCCGTTCATCGACGTGCCCACCAACTCCGCCCCGGTCACGGCGACGTGGGCCAACCGGAACCCCGCCGGCTCGGTGAGGTAGATGTCGTACTCATCGTTCCCCACGAGTGCGCTCGTGCCCGACAGCGTGTCGCCGCTCCACGACAGGCGTTCGAGGTCCGGCCCCCCGCAACTCACATGGCGGTTGGTGGCCACCAACTGCGGATGCGGCACGCGCTCGCGAATGCAGAACACCTGCACCTGCCGGGTCGCGTCGATCGGCCCCGGCGCGAACTCGGTGTGGAACGCGCCGAGCAAGGTGCGCGACCAGAATTCGAAGACGAGATACGCGCGAGCGGGATCGAGGCCCAGGTCGGCGAACCGGATGCGATCGGTGTCGGCGCCGCCCGTGCGGGCGAGCACCGACCAGCGCTCGAACGGCCGGTTCACGTCGAGCAGGTACAACGGCACGGTCAGGCGCTGATCGGCGTCGAAGGCGCGCGGGCCGGATCCGCTGACTTCCGTGGCGGCGCGGCCCACGAGCGCCGAGCGCGACGGATCGACGTCGTAGAGTTGCTCCGGCCGCGTGAACAGCACGGGCGCCGTGCGCTTGGCGATCTCGGCGCGGGCCGTGCGGTACACCTCGGGCCGGTCGGTGAGCATGAGCAGCGATCCCGTGAGCGAGGCGAGCGTGGCGGCGCGGTAGGCGTCGGGCGCGGCGAGCTGGATGTGATCGGGATCGTTGCGCCAGACCACATTGTTGTAGGAGTTGTACTCGGCAAAGCCTCCGTAGCCGAAGCCGTCGGTGCCCACGCGCACGGCGTCCACCAGGCCGATGAGTTCGGGACGGATGCCCCAGCAGGCGAGCAGGAAGGCCTGGGGGCCGATGGCGTCGCGCACGGTCTGCACGAAGCGGCGGTACACGTCCACGCGATGGAGCCCCCGGGCGCGGAAGTAGCCGGCGTGGCTGTTGTAGCCCTCGTAGCGCAGGTGCCGCAGCGCGTCGAGTTTGTAGTACCGCCATCCCATCCGCGCGAGGGAGTCGTACACCGGCCGCACCAGATGATCGAGCGTGGCCGGATTGGACGCGTCCATCACGTACCCCACCCAGTTGCCGTACGCCGGCGCGCCATCCGCCGTGGCGACGAATTCCGCCTTGTGCGCGAACACATAGGCACTGTCGCCGAAGCTGGCGTTGGTCCAGATGCCGGGCGCGAGCCCGCGATGGGCGATGTACCGCGCCAGCCCGTCGAGCCCCGACGGGAACTTGGCGTTCGGGTGGAGCCAGTGGGCCGGCGTGCCGATGGGCTCCTGCTCGTAGCCGTCGTCGATCTGGAGATAGTCGTAGCCGAACGGCTGCAGGACGTCGTGCATCACGTCGGCGGCTTGGTGGACGTCCTGCTCGGTGACCTTGTCGAGAAACGCGAACCACGACGTCCAACCCGCCACCGATCGGTGCCAGACGTCGTACGTCCAGGGGCGGTAGTAGCTCAGGCCGCGGTGCTTCTGATAGAAGCGCGGACGGAAGCGCAGGATGATCTCCGACCCGGTGGCGCGCAGCGCGAACGCCGTGGAATCGCCCGGTTCGGCCAGTGACGTGACCGTCACCCCCGTGGGCTCATCCACCGACAGCACCCAATCCGATTGCCGGTCGTAGACGGCGCGGTTGAGGCGGTTGTCGCTCGGGCCGACGCTGTTGCGCACCATGGCGAGTTCATTGGCCCGGGGCTCGGTGGCGCACGCGAACGCCTGCGCGCCGGCGTGCACGGTGCCGGTGAGCGTCAACCGGGCGCCGCCACGCACCGTCCATTTGAGGACCTGGGTCACGGCGTCCCCGGCGGTGTCCACGAGCGCGAGCGCTTCGGGCGGCCCCCCGGTGCTGACGATGGTGGCGGAGAAGACGACGCGGCCGCCGTAGGTGAGGGTGAGCCGCCCGTCGCGGACGCGGGCCACCGCGGGCGCGTTGGGCGGCTCGGCGACGGATTGCGCCGCGGCGCGAGCCGGCAGCGCTCCGGCGATCAGAGCGGCGATGATGACGGACCAACGGCGCATGGCGAATTCCGGTACAGAGTCGATTACAGAGGCGCGTGACGCGCCATCATCTTGCAGAGTGGCGTCGCGTCTCACAAGGCGAGCCGGTCCGGCGAGCGCCGGTCGAGCCGGTTCCGGTGACCCGGGTCACGCCGGGCAGCAACATCCTCAAGATCCACCACATCGAATATCCGGTTCCCCTACAGCGTGCCGGCGCCGGAACACAATCTTTCGCCGTCCACTGCAGGTGTAGTCGTAACCATCTCTTTCGGCGATGACGCCGGTGAGGTGCGGGTGATCGCAAGAACCAAGGCACGATTCGAAGGGTTGCGGTTTCGGCAGAAGTTGATGCTCCTCCCCACACTGGCGGCCATGGCCGCCGTTTTCGTAGTGGCGAGCGTGGCGATCCAGGGATTGCTGATGGAGCACTGGCTCTCGGCCATCCAGACGCAACACTACCCCACGATCGAGATCAATCAGTCCATGCAGGCCACGGTGGACGCCATCGCGCGGGAACTGCGCTCCGCGCGCGACACGCACGATCCGTCGCTCCTGGTGGCCGCCGACTCGCTCCGGACGGGATTCCAGACGCAGCTTCGCGACGCCCGCGCGCTGGATGGCGCGGATAGCGCAGCGTTCGCCGATGCGGACCAGGCCTTCTCGGCGTTCTATGCGCCGGCGAGGGCCGCCGCCATGGCGGGGGGAGGCGTGGCTCGGGACAGTCTCGTCGCGCTGGACGCGGTGTCGGCGGCGGAGTTGAGCCGGCTGGACGCGATTCTCGTTCGGCGCGCCGCCGGCGCCCGCGAAGCGATGACGAGCGCGTTCACCACGGCACGATGGCTGACCCGCTGGATGTGGATCATCATCGTGGTGCTGGCGGCGGTGTCGCTGACGTTCATGGGCGCCATCTCGCGCTCCACGGTGGACGCGGTGACCAATCCGCTGGACGAGGCGGTGGAAGCGGCCGGCCGGATCGCGCGGGGCGAGGTGGGGGTGGAACTCAAGCGGCGCACGGACGACGAGGTGGGACGGCTCATCGACGCGATGACGGCGATGGTGGCCTACCTGAAATCGACGGCGGCCGCCGCCGAGTCGATCGCCGCCGGCGACGTGGCGGTTCACGTGGAGCCGCGCTCGAAGGACGACGCCTTCGGCACCGCGTTCTCGAACATGCGCAGCTATCTGGTGGACATGGCGGCGGTGGCCACGCGGATCGCCGCCGGCGACCTCACGGGGACGCTGTCGCCGCGTTCGGAACGGGACAGCTTCGGCCAGGCGTTCGTGCGGATGACGGAGCAGCTCTCCGAGACCATCGAGCAGGTGCGGGCCGATGCATCGGCGCTGTCGCAGGCGTCGTTGCAGGTGGCGGCGTCCACCGAGGAGTTGTCG is drawn from Gemmatimonadaceae bacterium and contains these coding sequences:
- a CDS encoding methyl-accepting chemotaxis protein produces the protein MAAISAVAVVLTLAVIMVPVYESSRQQLAAVHGDRLLGIARGATLVVPAESLDVIAAKGQNTEAFRATRSALLHAWIANGAGESDLVNGLAIVRPDSNGRMRVLVHASWQPGAPQYQRPWSPPPGLADSMTIGHEAYTSVYVADDGSRLSAEVPVRRPNGSIAGFIVATLRADAFLTDLRWELLRFTPFPLIALLLALALSYWGAARLTRGLDEVTRHTDALATGQLRHELHYVSADEIGAMAESVRRMTTALRALLLEIDIGASEVAATAEELAASAEEMTASTDQVAGAARAIANATTTQTANIHAATQGSTQVADRAFTVAGHAHNAQNASDIMARSAARGVTAAGQALESMTAIAAVTRDAVPAVVELGEKSQRIGKITDTIAAIAKQTNLLALNAAIEAARAGEHGKGFAVVAEEVRKLANQTAHALDTIRTLAAEIRSAAIRTEEQIAQVTDRVAVGESVIRASSGALAQIGKEIEASRNAVDLIVASAEAQRDDAAALAREIEALAMAAEQNAATAEHVSGVVEQQTESMDAVVQSSQHLASIAERLKQSMARFNL
- the glmM gene encoding phosphoglucosamine mutase, with amino-acid sequence MAHDGLMVSVSGIRGRVGEALTPDVVARYAAAFGAWAIAAGGSHTVVVGRDSRVSGPMFHRIAVGALQAVGCTVMDIGLTTTPSCQLAVEHHHAAGGLMLSASHNPIEWNALKFIGPSGLFLEAMEGAAMRRLVDDGIPYATWDKLGGIEHDDRAAMRHIECVLSLPFVDVEGLRRRRFKVALDCCRGAGAVIMPALLDRLGCVVSVINAEPDGRFPRSPEPVAENLGELERFVQETGADVGFAVDPDVDRLAIVSNEGKAIGEDYTLALAVQLVLRHRQGPVVTNLSTSRVVEDAAVRGGSALLRAPVGEVNVAVKMRDVKAVVGGEGNGGVILPEVHLGRDAPVGAALVLQLMLEDAKPLSAIVGALPRYVIVKDKLDRPEASLDAVYAALRGAFPDAAVDVQDGLRLSWSDRWVHVRPSGTEPIVRVIAEAPTDAAARELVRKAREPLDALGR
- the glmS gene encoding glutamine--fructose-6-phosphate transaminase (isomerizing); translation: MCGIVGYVGPRMATPMLIDGLKRMEYRGYDSAGVALLGDDGVDMRRAKGKIAALESTVAARPVKGTTGIAHTRWATHGAPSEKNAHPQHDCTNTIAVVHNGIIENFGSLRKRLIEAGHVFRSDTDTEVLAHLIEAAFQGNLEEAVIAALRLVEGTYGIAVISSRDPDKIVAARKGSPLLIGLGENEYYVASDVAAILEHTRQVVYLDDGEMAVLTRDGYRVLDLDANDVNKGVNLIDWDLEQIEKGGFEHFMLKEIFEQPITIQNTMRGRLVTEEGFSKLGGLNLSKQEMLNLEHIIITACGTSWHSALIGKLMIEDLVRIPVDVEYASEFRYRNPIVNDNTLCVVISQSGETADTLAAMREAKRRGAKTLGLVNVVGSTMAREDDGGIYLHAGPEIGVASTKAFTSQVIALTLLTLKLARLRSLSVEKGREIAQAMERLPDQVQAILDRAPAIEQIAERFRDATNFLYLGRGYNFPVALEGALKLKEISYIHAEGYPAAEMKHGPIALIDENMPVVFIAPHDSVFEKVVSNISEVKARGGRVIVITSRDEPSLEGKIDFEIRIPETIDMLYPVLAVVPLQLLAYYIAAKRGLNVDQPRNLAKSVTVE
- a CDS encoding alpha-galactosidase, coding for MRRWSVIIAALIAGALPARAAAQSVAEPPNAPAVARVRDGRLTLTYGGRVVFSATIVSTGGPPEALALVDTAGDAVTQVLKWTVRGGARLTLTGTVHAGAQAFACATEPRANELAMVRNSVGPSDNRLNRAVYDRQSDWVLSVDEPTGVTVTSLAEPGDSTAFALRATGSEIILRFRPRFYQKHRGLSYYRPWTYDVWHRSVAGWTSWFAFLDKVTEQDVHQAADVMHDVLQPFGYDYLQIDDGYEQEPIGTPAHWLHPNAKFPSGLDGLARYIAHRGLAPGIWTNASFGDSAYVFAHKAEFVATADGAPAYGNWVGYVMDASNPATLDHLVRPVYDSLARMGWRYYKLDALRHLRYEGYNSHAGYFRARGLHRVDVYRRFVQTVRDAIGPQAFLLACWGIRPELIGLVDAVRVGTDGFGYGGFAEYNSYNNVVWRNDPDHIQLAAPDAYRAATLASLTGSLLMLTDRPEVYRTARAEIAKRTAPVLFTRPEQLYDVDPSRSALVGRAATEVSGSGPRAFDADQRLTVPLYLLDVNRPFERWSVLARTGGADTDRIRFADLGLDPARAYLVFEFWSRTLLGAFHTEFAPGPIDATRQVQVFCIRERVPHPQLVATNRHVSCGGPDLERLSWSGDTLSGTSALVGNDEYDIYLTEPAGFRLAHVAVTGAELVGTSMNGSLRVVRLRSGRNTTAAWSVRYTR
- a CDS encoding methyl-accepting chemotaxis protein, whose translation is MLLPTLAAMAAVFVVASVAIQGLLMEHWLSAIQTQHYPTIEINQSMQATVDAIARELRSARDTHDPSLLVAADSLRTGFQTQLRDARALDGADSAAFADADQAFSAFYAPARAAAMAGGGVARDSLVALDAVSAAELSRLDAILVRRAAGAREAMTSAFTTARWLTRWMWIIIVVLAAVSLTFMGAISRSTVDAVTNPLDEAVEAAGRIARGEVGVELKRRTDDEVGRLIDAMTAMVAYLKSTAAAAESIAAGDVAVHVEPRSKDDAFGTAFSNMRSYLVDMAAVATRIAAGDLTGTLSPRSERDSFGQAFVRMTEQLSETIEQVRADASALSQASLQVAASTEELSSSATQTASNVTESTAALSAVSQSVNANLEHSRELETVAARGAAAAQESATAVRSAMEVMREITERTGFIQEIATETKLLALNAAIEAARAGEHGRGFGVVAEEVRRLAQRSSATAKEVNELTLRSHSAAERSGALLDELVKSIQQTASLAQGVVVASTEQSASIGEIDRSMGQVDDAAQRNAAAAEELAATAEALSAQADSLHGAIGEFRTKPAVTPYLDGRRSTRALQTA